The nucleotide window ACGGTGTCGAGGCCGAGTGCCCTCACAGGTCGTCCTCCATCGTCTCGAACTCGACTGCCGTGTGTTTGCTCTCGTTCCACTCCTCCCTGCGTTCGGTCTGATGGCGGTCGGCAACCCGTTCGAGTTCGGCGGTCAGTTCCGACTGCTTCGGGTGGTCACCGGCGACGGCGGCGTCGACGATAGCCCCGGAGAGCGCGGCACGTTCTGCTTTCCCCGGAACCATCGAGAACCCGCGCGCGCCGCCCAGTTCCACCTCCGCCGGCGTGACGACGACTTCCCCGAGGTTGAACAGTCGGCGTTCGACCGGTTCACGGACCTGTTGCATCAGCAACTGCGGCTTCGGCTCCTGTACCACCGCCAACTGCGGGTCGGATTCGAGTACGCCGTTGGCCATCCGCGCGAGGGCGTCGTCCTCGCACGCGGCGAGTAACTCGAACCTGTCCGCCCTGTCTGCTGGGTCGTCCATGGAATCGGATAAACGAATCCCGGATTACGACTTAACACTACGCTGGGTACTCTCTATTCCCGTGAGCCGGTCGCGTACCGACACCCGTCCCAAGTCAGATAGTACAGACGAGTATAGACTAGAGACTGCACGAGGATGCCAGAACCCGAACTCGTCTCCGGGGTTCCCGACCCTTTGGACTCTACGCAGACAACGACTATCGGGGTACTGTTGTTTGTCCCCGTCGATGGCAGACACCACACGGACGCGAGCGGCGGATGGCACGGAACGAACGGACACGAGTTCGACACGGCGGAAGTTCCTCGGTGGGGCGAGTGCGGCCGCCATCGCTGGCCTCGCTGGCTGTACCGGCGTCCTCGGCGGGGGCAGTTCCAGCGACGTCGAGGAAGTCACGATGCTGCTGACACCGGGCACACCGGCGGACGCCCGACGACGGTACAAACCCGTCCAGAACCTCATCAACGGCGAGGTAGACGGCGTCGACGTCGAGATGCAGGTCCCGCAGGACTACTCGGCAATCCGACCGGCTCTGAACAGTGAGCAGGCGGAAATCGGGATGGACGACATCACGCTCATCTCGAACCCCGACCTCATGGACGTGTACGGCACGACGGTCACCGGTGGGTCGGCGTTCTACTTCTCGATTATGCTCACGAACGAGGACTCGGACATCGAGGAACTGTCCGACGTCGAGGGGAAGACCCACGCGTTCGCCGACCGGCTCTCGACCAGTGGCTCCATTTTCGCGCTGTATGCCCTTCAAGAAGAGGGCGGCCTCGACATCGGGGACGCGCCCGACGGCGACCCGGTCGACTTCGAGGGGTCGTGGTCCAACCACGACATCGCGCTGGAGAAACTCGGCAACGGCGAAGCCGACTCCGCCACGACGTGGGGCGGGAACGGCCTCCCGCACATCCCCGAGTCGTACCGCTCTGAGTTCCCCGACCGAGTTCTGGACAAGAGTTCGTTCCTCGACACGCTCGACACGGAGAGTCCCAAGTTCCGACCGTTCTGGTTCTCCTTCCCCATCCCGAAACAGCCGATGTACGCCCGCGCAACGTGGGAATCGGACAAGAAAGAAGAAATCAGGGACGTTCTCGTGAACTCGGACCAGTCGCTCATCGAGGAGTACTATCCCGAGGACTACAACGAGGAAGAACTGCCGTTCACGACGCTGCAAGACACCTCGATGGACGCGTACCAGCCGGTCATCGAGCGACTCAACACCGTCGGCGTCGAGCTCGGCGAGTAACTACCACCCGCCTTTTCAGTACTATGAGTACACTGACAATCGAGAATCTGACAAAGGAGTACGGTAACGTCACCGCTGTGGAGGACGTATCCTTCGAGATAGAGGACGAGTTCGTCGTCCTGCTGGGCGAATCCGGTGCGGGTAAGTCTACCCTGCTTCGGTGTATCAACGGCTTGACCGAGCCGACGAGTGGCGACATCTATCTCGACGGCGAGCCACTGAGTGGTTCGAACTCGGATGTCGGGATGATTTTTCAGCAGCACAACCTCGTCGAAGGTGTCTCGGCGTTCACGAACGCGCTGACTGGCTCGCTCGACGACACCAGCACTCTCGAAAGCATCTTCCAGTGGCAGGACCGCTCGACCAAAGAGCGGGCACTGGAGGCACTCGACACCGTCGGCCTGCTCGACGAGGCTGACCAGCAGACATCCCAGATGAGTGGTGGCCAGCAACAGCGGGTCGGCATCGCGCGGGCACTGGTACAGGAGCCCCGACTCCTGTTGGCCGACGAACCCGTGGCCAGTCTCGACCCGTCGAGTGCCGAGACGGTGATGGAGTACCTCAATGAGGCCGCGGACTCGGCGGACGTGACGACGCTCGTGAGCCTCCATCAGGTGAACATCGCGGCGCACTTCGGCGAGCGATTCATCGGCCTCCGGGACGGGAAACTCCTGTTCGATGTCGAGGACGACGAACTCACTCCTGACCTCATCGACGACCTGTACGGGAGCGTCGAAACGGTCGGCCTCGCGGACCACGACGACACGACGGACACCGACAGAGACAGGGACAAGCGGGTGGAGGCATGAGTGCGGACCGGTCACGGCTGGGCGCGCTCCAGCGGTACCTCGGACTCGGGGGCGGAGGCGACTCTGCCGTCGAACAGAAACTGACGGACATGAAGCGGAGCAAGACGCTCCGCCGACTGTACACGGGGCTCGGCATCGTCGTCGTGGCCGTCATATTCAACGCCAGTCTCGAAGCCGTCGGCTTCTCGCTCACGGAGCTGTTCAACCAGATTCCGCAGTTCATCCAGGCACTCGGGGAGTACTTCCCGCCCACGACGTACTTCGGCTTCATCCCGTTCGTCGACGTGATGCAGTACTGGAACTTCATGCTCGCAGAGGACCTGTTCGGTGCGTCGCAGGTGACGCTCGCCATCGCCATCGCCGGGACCATCCTCGGACTGCCGCTCGCGCTCTTTTTCGGGGTACTCGCCAGCGAGCGCGTCATCCCGTACCCGCTCAACCTCCTGTTCCGCGCGACGATGAGCCTCATCCGTGCCATCCCGGCACTGGTGTGGGTACTCATCCTCATCCCGCTGGGCGGTGTCTCGCCGTTCACCGCGACGCTCGCGGTGATGATAGACACCACCGGCTACCTCGGACGACTGTTCACCGACGAACTCGAAGAAATCGCCGACGGCCCCATCGAAGGCATCCAGTCGACCGGTGCTGGCCGGACTCAGATAATCTCCTTCGGGATGCTGAGTCAGGTGTTCCGACAGTTCATCGCGTGGACGGCGTTCGACCTCGAACACAACGTCAGGGTCGCCGTCGGCCTCGGTCTCATCGGGGCTGGCGGTCTCGGACTGGAACTCGACATCCAGCGCAAGACGTTCCACTACACGGAGATGATGGCGTGTATCATCCTCATCCTCATGCTGACGGGGACGGTGGAACTCCTCAGCCAGCGCGTGCGCTCGTCCCTCCGTGAGGACGACGACGTGGAGACGAAGGGCGTCATCGAGACGCTCCTCTCCCAGCCGGTGAAAATCGTCAAGTCGATGGCCGGACGGCGAGAGTGACGATGCAGTACATCGACGCTCACGG belongs to Halorientalis litorea and includes:
- the phnG gene encoding phosphonate C-P lyase system protein PhnG, which gives rise to MDDPADRADRFELLAACEDDALARMANGVLESDPQLAVVQEPKPQLLMQQVREPVERRLFNLGEVVVTPAEVELGGARGFSMVPGKAERAALSGAIVDAAVAGDHPKQSELTAELERVADRHQTERREEWNESKHTAVEFETMEDDL
- a CDS encoding PhnD/SsuA/transferrin family substrate-binding protein — protein: MADTTRTRAADGTERTDTSSTRRKFLGGASAAAIAGLAGCTGVLGGGSSSDVEEVTMLLTPGTPADARRRYKPVQNLINGEVDGVDVEMQVPQDYSAIRPALNSEQAEIGMDDITLISNPDLMDVYGTTVTGGSAFYFSIMLTNEDSDIEELSDVEGKTHAFADRLSTSGSIFALYALQEEGGLDIGDAPDGDPVDFEGSWSNHDIALEKLGNGEADSATTWGGNGLPHIPESYRSEFPDRVLDKSSFLDTLDTESPKFRPFWFSFPIPKQPMYARATWESDKKEEIRDVLVNSDQSLIEEYYPEDYNEEELPFTTLQDTSMDAYQPVIERLNTVGVELGE
- a CDS encoding phosphonate ABC transporter ATP-binding protein → MSTLTIENLTKEYGNVTAVEDVSFEIEDEFVVLLGESGAGKSTLLRCINGLTEPTSGDIYLDGEPLSGSNSDVGMIFQQHNLVEGVSAFTNALTGSLDDTSTLESIFQWQDRSTKERALEALDTVGLLDEADQQTSQMSGGQQQRVGIARALVQEPRLLLADEPVASLDPSSAETVMEYLNEAADSADVTTLVSLHQVNIAAHFGERFIGLRDGKLLFDVEDDELTPDLIDDLYGSVETVGLADHDDTTDTDRDRDKRVEA
- the phnE gene encoding phosphonate ABC transporter, permease protein PhnE, coding for MSADRSRLGALQRYLGLGGGGDSAVEQKLTDMKRSKTLRRLYTGLGIVVVAVIFNASLEAVGFSLTELFNQIPQFIQALGEYFPPTTYFGFIPFVDVMQYWNFMLAEDLFGASQVTLAIAIAGTILGLPLALFFGVLASERVIPYPLNLLFRATMSLIRAIPALVWVLILIPLGGVSPFTATLAVMIDTTGYLGRLFTDELEEIADGPIEGIQSTGAGRTQIISFGMLSQVFRQFIAWTAFDLEHNVRVAVGLGLIGAGGLGLELDIQRKTFHYTEMMACIILILMLTGTVELLSQRVRSSLREDDDVETKGVIETLLSQPVKIVKSMAGRRE